The following DNA comes from Cedecea neteri.
ATAGCTGCCTCAACCCCACACTGACTCCGCCCACGCCGCTGAAGTAGCCGCTACGGGTAAACTTTGCGTACCGGGTTGTGCTACCCTGGTACGCTATTTTCCCTCAATCGAGACTAAAGCTATGTCTGGTGCTATTACCTGGCAGGATGTTGACACCCTGTTGCTGGATATGGACGGGACCCTGTTGGACCTGGCCTTTGATAACCATTTCTGGAAAAAGCTGGTACCGGAAACCCTTAGCCTTGAGCGAGGTATTCCCCTGCAGGATGCCTATGAATTAATTTCCCGCGAATACCACGCCGTGCAGCATACGCTAAACTGGTACTGTCTCGACTACTGGAGCGAACGCCTCGGGCTGGATATCTGTGCCATGACCACAGAACAGGGGCCAAAAGCCACGCTGCGTGAAGATACCGTACCGTTTCTTGAGGCGGCGAAAGCCAGCGGCAAGCACAGAATTTTGCTCACCAACGCGCACCCGCATAACCTGGCGGTGAAGCTTGAGCATACGGGTTTGAACCAGCACCTTGATTTATTACTTTCCACCCACACATTTGGTTATCCGAAAGAAGATCAGCGTTTATGGCAGGCGGTGGCCGGACATACCGGATTCGATGCGGCCCGAACCGTCTTTATCGACGACAGCGAAGCCATTCTTGATGCAGCCGCAACGTTTGGGATTCGCTACTGCTTTGGCGTTCTGAACCCGGATTCAGGTGAAGCGGAAAAAACGTTTGAGCGCCACCCAGGCCTGAGCGATTACCGCAGCCTGATTCCTTCGCTTTCCGCTTAAGGAGGCGCAATGAAAGAAAAAACCGCCGAGGGCGTACGCCTGGACAAATGGCTATGGGCCGCACGCTTTTACAAAACCCGTGCGGTTGCGCGGGAAATGATTGAAGGCGGGAAAGTGCACTACAACGGCCAGCGCAGCAAGCCGAGCAAACTGATTGAGCTGAACGCGGTTCTCACGCTGCGTCAGGGAAACGACGAGCGCACCGTAACCGTACTGGGTATTACCGAACAGCGCAGGCCAGCCACAGAAGCCACTCAGCTTTATGAAGAGACGGCGGAAAGCATCGCCAAACGGGAGAAAGTGGCGCTGGCGCGCAAAATGAACGCGCTGACCATGCCGCATCCCGATCGCCGCCCGGACAAAAAAGAGCGGCGAGATTTGATGAAATTTAAACACGGTGGCGAAGATTAAATTCGCCGACCAGTAAGAGAGATGACGATGACTCAACACGACCAACTACACCGCTATCTGTTTGAAAACCACGCCGTGCGCGGCGAGCTGGTGACGGTTTCCGAAACCTGGCAGCAGATCATGGAAAACCATGATTACCCGCAGCCAGTCAAAAAAATTCTGGGCGAACTGCTGGTCGCCACCAGCCTGCTGACCGCCACGCTGAAGTTTGACGGCGATATCACCGTTCAGCTCCAGGGGGATGGCCCAATGACGCTGGCCGTGATTAACGGTAATAACAAACAGCAAATGCGCGGCGTGGCTCGCGTACAGGGTGATATCCCGGCAGATGCGGCATTAAAAGATCTGGTGGGTAATGGTTATCTGGTGATCACCATCACCCCAGCCGAAGGCGAGCGCTATCAGGGCGTAGTCGGTCTGGAAGGGGATACGCTGGCCGCCTGCCTGGAAGATTACTTCATGCGTTCCGAGCAGTTGCCAACTCGCCTGTTTATTCGTACCGGCGAAGTTGACGGTAAAGCGGCTGCGGGCGGCATGCTGCTGCAGGTTCTGCCGGCGCAAAACGCTGAAACCGACGACTTCAACCACCTGGCGACGCTGACCGAAACCATCAAGGCCGAAGAGCTGCTGACGCTGCCAGCGACCGATGTGCTATGGCGCCTGTATCACGAAGAAGAAGTCACGCTGTACGATCCGCAGGACGTAGAGTTCAAATGCACCTGCTCACGCGAGCGCTGTGCTGACGCGCTGCGCACGCTGCCGGATGAAGAAGTCGACAGCATTCTGGCCGAAGACGGCGAAATCGACATGAACTGCGATTACTGTGGCAGCCGCTATGTGTTTGACTCCATGGACATCGCAGCGATCCGCAACAATGCCTCTCCGGCGGATCCGCAGGTTCACTAAGTTTGCAAAACGCCTCCAATCGGAGGCGTTTTATTTTCAGCGGTAATAGTCAATTTTAACCCGCTGCCCCTGCACCATCACGTCCTGCCAGACCTTCGGCGCCGCCGTTAGTTTTCCTTCAGAAGCAGCCTGCTTCAGCGCTGACATCATCTGGTTTTTGTCCAAATCACGGGCCTGGCCGATATCCTTCCAGCTTCCGTCGACCTTGCCATACACTTTGCAGTAGCTCATTTCCGGCTGGCACAGCAGCCATTCATCCTGCCCATCGCCGTTCAGATCCATCCCAACCAGCAGACACTTATCCTCGTCATCCAGGCATTCACGGGCCTGGTAACTTTCATCTTTTACCATGGCCTGCCACCACGCGTTTTCCGGCACGCGGTTTTTATCCGCCAGCACGATACGCTGACGCAGAGATTCAACCGTCAGCTTCGCAACCGCCACACCGCCCGCTTTGCCGTTGCTCAACAACATCGCCAATTGTCTTCTGCGGTCAGGGCTGGCGACAAACACCGGGTCTTTTTGCAGCTCGCTGAGCGCATCATAGCCCCGCCGCCCGGCATATTGCAGCATGGTCATACTCACCTTCTCGGGCTTCAGGATGCCGCTGTGGTAACGCGCCATTTGGTTATTAACGCTGATCCGGTAAGGGTCCAGAAGCGGAGAATTCACCGCAACCAACAAGGCCAGCGCCAGCAAAAGCACCGCGCGGTTAATCCCTCCCGGCTGTAGAACAGGCTCCCGACGCTGGCGAATAATCGTGGCAATATAGCCAAAGGCCCACACCAATACGGTGAAGGTTATCAGTGCCGCATATACCCTTGTCGGCGTCCAGCCGTATGACGAAACGCGCAACCACAGCGCATAGCTTGCCAGCAAGGCATAAACCGGCGACAGCAATAACGTCAGCTTTATCGCGCCATCAAGCAAAGCGGGATAAGGTCGGGTTTCTCTTTCCGGGTGATAGGCCACTGCGGCAGTGCCCATCACCATCAGCGTCAGCGTGTTGAGCAGCGCATTACAGGAAAAGTGCAGTGAAATAGACCCCAGACCGACCACCGGCAGCGTCGCCAAAAACATCAGAGAAATCAGCGAAAGCAGCGGTAAAAGCCCCGTCGCAAAAACGCTGAAGAAATGTTTTACCGCGTTAATGGCCCGAACCTGGTCACGACAAAGCGTGACCGCCAGCGCCGCTGCCGTACAGGTAGCAATCCAGGCAAATGCCGACGAACTGAAAAACAGGCGATCAAAGAAGGTGATATCCACCAGCTTGAATAAGCCGGCCCAAAGCGCCAGCACGCCCCAGAAAAAGAGCACCAACAGCCCGGTCAGCAGCAGAGTAATACCGTTCCGCCAGAGCTGGCCGTAGAATACCTGCCAGCCTCCCCAACCGCGATTCGAGTGCAGCCGCCCCTGCAGCCAGGGCAAGGCCAGAAACAGCATCGCCGCCAGCGAACAGAGATACCCCAGCACAATATCGTGCCGGTTCCAGCTTTCCAGTCCCTGAGTCGTCCAGTTCACCCAGCCGCTCATCAACGCCACAATCGGCAGGGGGAGTAGCGCCAGGCCCCAAAATCGCAGGCCATTGAAACGCACGGTGATAAGCGCCAGCGTCGCCGCCAGCACCACGGACAGAGAGCGCAGATACAGGGCCTGATTATCCCCTCGCAGCCAGAGGCTACTCACCCTGTCTCCTTCGGTGAGGTACAGCACCACGCCTAAAAGAAACCCCACCAGCAAAATCCCCCAGCGGGTCGCCTTAGGTAACGGCTCAGACATGAACATGGTTGTCATCCCTTATTAGATCATTTTTGACTTAATGTAACGGCCTGCTGCGACTTGCAAATGACGGTCTTGTTTCATTGAGTTGCGTATGAGAGCGCGTTCATTCACAAAGTTCTCCGTTATTATCCTAATTATTAACATATCCGCTATATTTTCCCCGAAAGCCAGCGAATTCCTGCCATACTCTGCCCCCGTTGCGGCATCCCCTGTGCATTTCCCCTGTTAAATTTAAGCAGGCGCGTAAATTTATGATAGTGGTCGCGGTTAACACCCCCTAAACAACCCTACAATATTCGGCAGTATAAATTGGCTAAGGAGCAGTGAAATGCGAGTTAAAGGCATAACCCCGCAAGATCTCAAGGCTTATGGCATTCATGACGTCAGCGAAGTCGTCTATAACCCCGATTACGACACCCTTTACCGCGAAGAACTCGACCCTAACCTGCAGGGTTTTGAGCGCGGTGTGGTCACTAACTTAGGCGCTGTCTCCGTAGATACCGGGATCTTCACCGGCCGCTCTCCAAAAGATAAATACATCGTCCGCGATGACACCACCCGCGACACCTTATGGTGGGCCGACAACGGTAAAGGCAAAAACGATAACAAACCGCTTTCCGAAGAAACCTGGCACCAGCTTAAAGGGCTCGTCACTCATCAACTGTCGGGCAAGCGCCTGTTTATTATTGACGCTTTCTGCGGCGCCAACGCCGATACCCGCCTGTCAGTACGTTTTATCACCGAGGTTGCCTGGCAGGCCCACTTCGTGAAAAACATGTTTATTCGCCCAACGGACGAAGAGCTGGAGACGTTTGAGCCTGATTTTGTGGTGATGAACGGAGCTAAATGTACCAATCCAAACTGGAAAGAACAGGGCCTGAACTCCGAAAACTTCGTGGCGTTTAACCTGACTGAACGCATGCAGCTTATCGGCGGCACCTGGTACGGCGGCGAGATGAAGAAAGGGATGTTCTCTATCATGAACTACCTGCTGCCGCTGAAAGGCATCGCTTCCATGCACTGCTCGGCAAACGTCGGTGAAAAAGGCGATGTGGCGGTGTTCTTCGGGCTGTCCGGCACCGGTAAAACAACGCTGTCTACCGACCCGAAACGCCGCCTGATTGGCGACGATGAGCACGGCTGGGACGACGACGGCGTGTTTAACTTTGAAGGCGGCTGCTACGCCAAAACCATTCGCCTGTCGGAAGAGGCAGAGCCGGATATCTATCACGCGATCCGCCGCGATGCGCTGCTGGAAAACGTCACCGTCCGTGCTGACGGCACAATCGACTTCGACGATGCGTCCAAAACGGAAAACACCCGCGTTTCTTACCCGATTTATCACATCGACAACATTGTTAAGCCAGTGTCGAAAGCGGGCCACGCGACCAAAGTTATCTTCCTGACTGCGGACGCGTTCGGCGTATTGCCGCCGGTTTCCCGTCTCACCGCGAACCAGACTCAGTACCACTTCCTGTCCGGTTTTACCGCCAAACTGGCGGGCACCGAGCGCGGCGTGACTGAGCCAACGCCAACCTTCTCCGCCTGCTTCGGCGCAGCGTTCCTGTCGCTGCACCCAACTCAGTATGCGGAAGTGCTGGTGAAACGCATGCAGGCATCCGGCGCGCAGGCGTACCTGGTGAATACCGGCTGGAACGGCACCGGCAAACGCATTTCGATCAAAGACACCCGCGCGATCATCGACGCTATTCTCGACGGCTCACTGGACGACGCAGAAACCTTTACGCTGCCGATGTTTAACCTCGCTATTCCAACCGCTCTCGCAGGCGTGGACACCCAGATTCTGGACCCACGTAATACCTACGCCTCTCCGGAGCAGTGGCAGGAAAAAGCAGAGCAGTTGGCGAAGCTGTTTGTCGAAAACTTCGAGAAATACACCGACACCCCTGCCGGGGCGGCCCTGGTCGAAGCTGGTCCGAAGCTGTAAATCTGAAACATTAGACGAAAAAAAACGAACCCTTCGGGGTTCGTTTTTTATTGGGCCACAGGGAAACTAGCTTTCCCGATGAGTCACCACCCGGGTTATCGGCAGCGGGAGATAAGCCCTGATACGCAACCCTCCTCGCTCGCTCTTCCCGAGATCCAGCATCCCATTATGGTTGTCGATGATACGCTGCACGATGGCCAGGCCCAGCCCGGTGCCGCTGGTACTGCGGGCGCTGTCGCCGCGCACAAACGGCTGGAACAAATGCTGCAGCTGATCTGGTTCAATGCCCGGACCGTCATCTTCCACCTGGAACCAGGCGCGGTTTAACTCGCTGCCGCTACTGACTTTGATCCAGCCATTGCCGTAGCGCGCTGCATTCACCACCATGTTGGCAACCGCACGCTTGATAGACAGCGGATGGATATTCAGGCGGATTTCACCGGCCTGCAGGTCAGTGTCAATTTCACGCTCGTAGCCGCTTTCTGCCGCAATCACTTCCCCGAGTACGCTGTTGAGATCCGCCATCTCCAGCGGCATCTCCTGCCCGGTGCGCAGGTAGTCGATAAATTGTTCGATAATCGCATTACACTCTTCGATATCTTTGTTAATCGACTCGGCCAGATAGCCATCCTCCTGCCCCATCATTTCGGTCGCCAGGCGAATACGCGTCAGCGGCGTGCGCAGATCGTGGCTGACGCCCGCCATCAGCAGCGTGCGATCGTCGGCCAGTTGTTTCACGCCCGCGGCCATATGGTTAAATGCGCGAGTCACCGATCGCACTTCCGAAGCGCCATATTCGCGCAAAGGAGGAGGAATAATCCCTTTACCGACCTGCAGCGCAGCGTGCTCCAGGTCGACCAGCGGTCGGTTCTGTATTCGAATAAACAGCCATGCGCCGCCTATCGCCAACAGCATGATCGCCAGCGTATAGCGGAACAGCGGGGAGAAATCACCCTGATGGATTTCGGTCAGCGGAACGCGGACCCAGATATTCGGCGACAGCCAGGTTTTCAGCCAGACAACCGGGGAGCTTTTGTTCACCTCAACGCGCACTTCGGTCGGGCCGCCAAGCTGCTGCGCCATTTGCTGACTCAGAAACTCGTAGTGCTGCGCCCAGCGCAGGCCAGCGTCTTCCGCCGCCTCGTTGGAATAAAGTGAAATGCCCAGCTCGCGGTAAATCTCACGACGAAACGCAGGCGGCACCACAAGCTGGGTGCCATCTTCAAGCTGCAGTTTGTCGGTCATTAGCATTCTGACTTCGTACGCCAGCACCTTATTAAACTGCTGCAGGCTCGGCAAAATCGCGAAGTTCAGAACGACAAGATAAGTCGTCACCAGGCTGACGAACAGCAAGGTGACGATCAGCAACAGCGTACGGGCAAACGAGCTTCTGGGGGAGAAGCGAACTCGCCTCATGCCTTAGCGCCGTCCGGGACAAAGACGTAGCCAAGACCCCAAACGGTCTGGATATAACGCGGATGCGCCGGGTCCTCTTCCACCATGCGGCGCAGGCGGGAGATTTGCACGTCAATAGAACGCTCCATCGCGGAGTATTCGCGGCCACGGGCCAGGTTCATCAGTTTGTCGCGGGAAAGCGGCTCGCGCGGGTGGCTGACCAGCGCTTTCAGCACCGCAAACTCACCGCTGGTCAACGGCATAGGCTCGTCTTCACGGAACATTTCGCGGGTGCCGAGGTTCAGCTTGAACTTACCGAAAGCGATAACCGCTTCTTCCTGGGAAGGCGCACCCGGCAGCTCGTTGGCCTGGCGACGAAGCACGGCACGAATTCGGGCCAGCAGTTCACGCGGGTTAAACGGCTTAGGAATATAGTCATCAGCGCCGATTTCCAGGCCGACGATACGGTCAACTTCTTCGCCTTTCGCGGTCACCATAATGATCGGCATTGGGTTACTCTGGCTGCGCAGACGGCGGCAGATAGAAAGACCATCCTCGCCCGGCAGCATGAGGTCCAGCACCATCAGGTGGAAGGATTCACGGGTCAACAGGCGATCCATTTGTTCGGCGTTAGCGACGCTGCGAACCTGGAAGCCCTGTTCGGTGAGATAACGCTCTAACAGCGCGCGCAGACGCATGTCGTCATCGACCACCAGAATTTTATAGTTCTCTTGCATCGTTTGTACTCCCAAAGGCTCGAACAGTTGAGTGTGTATTCTTAAAAAACTGCGCTAATACAACCAGTCAATTCTGGTATACATTCTAGTCGAAATTGTTACAAAGCATATTAAACAGTCGGTTATCAACGTTTTAAATCAAAATTTGGTGACTTGCTTCCCAAAATGCGCCGGTTGCATTCCTCATTGAGCATCGGTTTAAATCACACTCTGATTTTACAGGCTGCAGGGCAGAAAGATGAAAACGCCGTTAATCACCCGTGAAGGCTACGAAAAGCTCAAAAAAGAGCTGGATTATCTGTGGCGTGAAGAGCGCCCCGAAGTGACCAAAAAAGTGACCTGGGCCGCCAGCCTCGGCGATCGCAGCGAAAATGCCGACTACCAATACAACAAAAAACGCCTGCGTGAAATTGACCGCCGGGTTCGCTACATCACCAAATCCCTCGAGCGCCTGAAAATCGTCGATTACTCACCGCAGCAGGAAGGCAAAGTCTTCTTCGGCGCGTGGGTCGAAATAGAAAACGACGACGGCGATCTGCTGCGTTTTCGCATCGTCGGCTACGACGAAATCTTTGGCCGCAAGGACTACATTTCTATTGATTCGCCGATGGCGCGCGCGCTGCTCAAAAAAGAAGTGGGCGATTTAGCCGTGGTGCAAACACCAGGGGGAGAAGCCCAGTGGTACGTCAATGAAATTGAATACCCTAAACCCGAGTAACGCGCACAGAACTGTCTGAAACCCAATATCCGGGGGTCGTCGGCTGGCATTTTCGCGCCCCGATCCGTATAACTGTTTGCTGAATTTTCCGTACTACACAGATGAAAAGCCATGATGAATGATTCGCTTTGCCGCATTATTGCGGGTGAGCTTCAGGCCAGAAACGAACAGGTAGAAGCTGCCGTTCGCCTGCTGGATGAAGGGAATACCGTGCCGTTTATTGCACGTTATCGTAAGGAAGTCACCGGCGGTCTGGATGACACGCAACTGCGTCAACTGGAGACTCGTCTTAGCTACTTGCGCGAGTTGGAAGAGCGCCGTCAGGCCATCCTCAAGTCTATTTCCGAGCAGGGTAAACTGAGCGACGAACTTGCCAGCGCCATCAACGGCACGCTGAGCAAAACCGAACTCGAAGACCTTTACCTGCCGTATAAACCCAAGCGCCGTACCCGCGGGCAAATCGCTATCGAAGCTGGCCTTGAGCCGCTGGCGGAGTTGCTGTGGAACGAGCCTTCGCACGACCCGGAGCAGGAAGCCGCCCGCTTTGTGGATGCCGACAAAGGCGTCGCTGACACTAAAGCTGCGCTGGACGGGGCGCGCTACATCCTGATGGAACGCTTCGCTGAAGATGCCGCGCTGCTGGCAAAAGTACGCGACTATTTGTGGAAGAATGCGCACCTGGTTTCCGCCGTGGTAAGCGGTAAAGAGGAAGAAGGCGCAAAATTCCGCGACTACTTCGCCCACCACGAAGCCATTGCCACCGTTCCTTCCCACCGCGCGCTGGCGATGTTCCGCGGGCGTAACGAAGGTATTTTACAGCTGTCGCTGAATGCCGACCCGCAGTTTGATGAGCCGCCGCGCGAGAGCTACTGCGAGCAGTTGATTATCTCTCATCTGAATCTGCGCCTGAACAATGCCCCGGCCGACAGCTGGCGCAAGGCCGTGGTGAGCTGGACCTGGCGTATCAAGGTGTTAATGCACCTTGAAACCGAGCTGATGGGCACCGTGCGCGAACGCGCCGAAGATGAAGCCATCAATGTTTTCGCCCGCAACCTTCACGATCTGCTGATGGCTGCCCCGGCCGGACTGCGCGCCACGATGGGCCTCGATCCTGGCCTGCGCACCGGCGTAAAAGTCGCGGTGGTTGACGCCACCGGCAAACTGGTCGCGACCGATACCATTTACCCGCATACCGGTCAGGCTGCAAAAGCCGCCGTGGCCGTGGCGGCGCTTTGTGAGAAACATAACGTCGAGCTGGTCGCTATCGGCAACGGTACCGCATCCCGTGAAACCGAGCGCTTCTTCCTGGATGTGCAAAAACAGTTCCCGAAAGTCACCGCCCAGAAAGTGATCGTCAGCGAGGCAGGGGCTTCCGTTTATTCTGCTTCCGAGCTGGCGGCGCTGGAATTCCCGGACCT
Coding sequences within:
- the yrfG gene encoding GMP/IMP nucleotidase; this encodes MSGAITWQDVDTLLLDMDGTLLDLAFDNHFWKKLVPETLSLERGIPLQDAYELISREYHAVQHTLNWYCLDYWSERLGLDICAMTTEQGPKATLREDTVPFLEAAKASGKHRILLTNAHPHNLAVKLEHTGLNQHLDLLLSTHTFGYPKEDQRLWQAVAGHTGFDAARTVFIDDSEAILDAAATFGIRYCFGVLNPDSGEAEKTFERHPGLSDYRSLIPSLSA
- the hslR gene encoding ribosome-associated heat shock protein Hsp15, which encodes MKEKTAEGVRLDKWLWAARFYKTRAVAREMIEGGKVHYNGQRSKPSKLIELNAVLTLRQGNDERTVTVLGITEQRRPATEATQLYEETAESIAKREKVALARKMNALTMPHPDRRPDKKERRDLMKFKHGGED
- the hslO gene encoding Hsp33 family molecular chaperone HslO — translated: MTQHDQLHRYLFENHAVRGELVTVSETWQQIMENHDYPQPVKKILGELLVATSLLTATLKFDGDITVQLQGDGPMTLAVINGNNKQQMRGVARVQGDIPADAALKDLVGNGYLVITITPAEGERYQGVVGLEGDTLAACLEDYFMRSEQLPTRLFIRTGEVDGKAAAGGMLLQVLPAQNAETDDFNHLATLTETIKAEELLTLPATDVLWRLYHEEEVTLYDPQDVEFKCTCSRERCADALRTLPDEEVDSILAEDGEIDMNCDYCGSRYVFDSMDIAAIRNNASPADPQVH
- a CDS encoding DUF4153 domain-containing protein; this encodes MFMSEPLPKATRWGILLVGFLLGVVLYLTEGDRVSSLWLRGDNQALYLRSLSVVLAATLALITVRFNGLRFWGLALLPLPIVALMSGWVNWTTQGLESWNRHDIVLGYLCSLAAMLFLALPWLQGRLHSNRGWGGWQVFYGQLWRNGITLLLTGLLVLFFWGVLALWAGLFKLVDITFFDRLFFSSSAFAWIATCTAAALAVTLCRDQVRAINAVKHFFSVFATGLLPLLSLISLMFLATLPVVGLGSISLHFSCNALLNTLTLMVMGTAAVAYHPERETRPYPALLDGAIKLTLLLSPVYALLASYALWLRVSSYGWTPTRVYAALITFTVLVWAFGYIATIIRQRREPVLQPGGINRAVLLLALALLVAVNSPLLDPYRISVNNQMARYHSGILKPEKVSMTMLQYAGRRGYDALSELQKDPVFVASPDRRRQLAMLLSNGKAGGVAVAKLTVESLRQRIVLADKNRVPENAWWQAMVKDESYQARECLDDEDKCLLVGMDLNGDGQDEWLLCQPEMSYCKVYGKVDGSWKDIGQARDLDKNQMMSALKQAASEGKLTAAPKVWQDVMVQGQRVKIDYYR
- the pckA gene encoding phosphoenolpyruvate carboxykinase (ATP), whose translation is MRVKGITPQDLKAYGIHDVSEVVYNPDYDTLYREELDPNLQGFERGVVTNLGAVSVDTGIFTGRSPKDKYIVRDDTTRDTLWWADNGKGKNDNKPLSEETWHQLKGLVTHQLSGKRLFIIDAFCGANADTRLSVRFITEVAWQAHFVKNMFIRPTDEELETFEPDFVVMNGAKCTNPNWKEQGLNSENFVAFNLTERMQLIGGTWYGGEMKKGMFSIMNYLLPLKGIASMHCSANVGEKGDVAVFFGLSGTGKTTLSTDPKRRLIGDDEHGWDDDGVFNFEGGCYAKTIRLSEEAEPDIYHAIRRDALLENVTVRADGTIDFDDASKTENTRVSYPIYHIDNIVKPVSKAGHATKVIFLTADAFGVLPPVSRLTANQTQYHFLSGFTAKLAGTERGVTEPTPTFSACFGAAFLSLHPTQYAEVLVKRMQASGAQAYLVNTGWNGTGKRISIKDTRAIIDAILDGSLDDAETFTLPMFNLAIPTALAGVDTQILDPRNTYASPEQWQEKAEQLAKLFVENFEKYTDTPAGAALVEAGPKL
- the envZ gene encoding two-component system sensor histidine kinase EnvZ, coding for MRRVRFSPRSSFARTLLLIVTLLFVSLVTTYLVVLNFAILPSLQQFNKVLAYEVRMLMTDKLQLEDGTQLVVPPAFRREIYRELGISLYSNEAAEDAGLRWAQHYEFLSQQMAQQLGGPTEVRVEVNKSSPVVWLKTWLSPNIWVRVPLTEIHQGDFSPLFRYTLAIMLLAIGGAWLFIRIQNRPLVDLEHAALQVGKGIIPPPLREYGASEVRSVTRAFNHMAAGVKQLADDRTLLMAGVSHDLRTPLTRIRLATEMMGQEDGYLAESINKDIEECNAIIEQFIDYLRTGQEMPLEMADLNSVLGEVIAAESGYEREIDTDLQAGEIRLNIHPLSIKRAVANMVVNAARYGNGWIKVSSGSELNRAWFQVEDDGPGIEPDQLQHLFQPFVRGDSARSTSGTGLGLAIVQRIIDNHNGMLDLGKSERGGLRIRAYLPLPITRVVTHRES
- the ompR gene encoding two-component system response regulator OmpR is translated as MQENYKILVVDDDMRLRALLERYLTEQGFQVRSVANAEQMDRLLTRESFHLMVLDLMLPGEDGLSICRRLRSQSNPMPIIMVTAKGEEVDRIVGLEIGADDYIPKPFNPRELLARIRAVLRRQANELPGAPSQEEAVIAFGKFKLNLGTREMFREDEPMPLTSGEFAVLKALVSHPREPLSRDKLMNLARGREYSAMERSIDVQISRLRRMVEEDPAHPRYIQTVWGLGYVFVPDGAKA
- the greB gene encoding transcription elongation factor GreB codes for the protein MKTPLITREGYEKLKKELDYLWREERPEVTKKVTWAASLGDRSENADYQYNKKRLREIDRRVRYITKSLERLKIVDYSPQQEGKVFFGAWVEIENDDGDLLRFRIVGYDEIFGRKDYISIDSPMARALLKKEVGDLAVVQTPGGEAQWYVNEIEYPKPE
- a CDS encoding Tex family protein, encoding MMNDSLCRIIAGELQARNEQVEAAVRLLDEGNTVPFIARYRKEVTGGLDDTQLRQLETRLSYLRELEERRQAILKSISEQGKLSDELASAINGTLSKTELEDLYLPYKPKRRTRGQIAIEAGLEPLAELLWNEPSHDPEQEAARFVDADKGVADTKAALDGARYILMERFAEDAALLAKVRDYLWKNAHLVSAVVSGKEEEGAKFRDYFAHHEAIATVPSHRALAMFRGRNEGILQLSLNADPQFDEPPRESYCEQLIISHLNLRLNNAPADSWRKAVVSWTWRIKVLMHLETELMGTVRERAEDEAINVFARNLHDLLMAAPAGLRATMGLDPGLRTGVKVAVVDATGKLVATDTIYPHTGQAAKAAVAVAALCEKHNVELVAIGNGTASRETERFFLDVQKQFPKVTAQKVIVSEAGASVYSASELAALEFPDLDVSIRGAVSIARRLQDPLAELVKIDPKSIGVGQYQHDVSQTQLAKKLDAVVEDCVNAVGVDLNTASVPLLTRVAGLTRMMAQNIVNWRDENGRFQNRQQLLKVSRLGPKAFEQCAGFLRINHGDNPLDSSTVHPEAYPVVERILAATQQALQDLMGNSSELRDLKASQFTDERFGVPTVTDIIKELEKPGRDPRPEFKTAQFAEGVETMNDLTPGMVLEGAVTNVTNFGAFVDIGVHQDGLVHISSLSDKFIDDPHKVVKAGDIVKVKVLEVDLQRKRIALTMRLDEQPGEGGSRRGNSGNNASREQKGRPAAQQKPRGRENAGGGNSAMMDALAAAMGKKR